GGCACTACAGTGAATTGTGGGGAGGGTATTGGTagattttgaaaagaaataaagAGGCCAGTGTAATAACTTCATGTGACTCGATTTAGTGGTAGGTgtgcactttggagagagtgaccataattccattatgtttagtttagcgatagaaagggataggaacatgccacagggcaagagttatagatgggggaagggcaattctaatgtgattaggcaagacttaggaggcatagaatgggttagcaaaacgcaggggatggggacaatcgaaatgtggagctggtttaaggaacagatattgcgtgtccttgataggtatgtccctgtcaggcagggaggaagcgataaggtaaaggaaccgtggtttactaaagaaattatatctcttgttaagtggaagaggaaggcttatgtgacgatgagacatgatggttcagatgaggtgatggagagtacagattagctaggaaggaattaaagagagagttaagagcaaggaggggacatgagcagacattagcaggtagaataaaggagaaccctaaagctttctataggtatgtgagaaataagaggatgacgagggtaggaatagggccagtcaaagacagaagtgggaagttgtgtgtggaccctgtggagatcggagaggtgctaaatgattatttctcatctgttttcactgaggaacaggagaatattgtcgaggagacgactgagttacgggctcctagaattgaaaggattaaggttagtaaggaggagttgttatcaattctagaaggtgtgaaggtcgATAAATCCCCTAGGATTtatccgaggattctctgggaagctagggaggaggtggcggagccttaggccttgatctttgagtcctcattgtctacagatttagtaccagaggactggaggattgcaaatgttgtgcccttgttcaagaagggcagtagggatgacccaggtaattatagacctgtgagccttgtgtctgttgtaggaaattatttggaaaggattataacagataggatttataatcatctagcaagcaacaatttgattggagatagtcagcatggattcgtcaagggcaggtcgtctCTCACacacttcattgagttttttgagaaggtgaccaagcatgtggatgagggtagggcagttgacttGATTTACATagacttcaataaagcctttgataaggttccacatggtaggctatttgagaaaatacagaggcacaggattgagggagatatagcagtttggattagaaactggctttctgtaagaaggcaacgagtggtggttgatagaaaatattcagcctggagtcagatcactagtggtgtgcctcaaggatctgttttgggaccactgctgttttgtcatttttataaatgacttggacgcaggcattggtggatgggttagtaagtttgcagatgacactaaagtcggtggagtggcggacagtgtggaagaatgttgcaggttgcagggagacttggataaactgcagaattgggctgaaaggtggcaaacggagttcagtgctgaaaaatgtgaggtgagttactttgggaagaataataggaaggcagaatactgggtcaatggaaagattcttggtagtgtagatgtgcagagggatcttggtgtccatgtacatagatcgctgaaagttgccacccaggttgatagtgctgttaagaaggcttacagtgtgttaggttttattggtagagggattgagttccggagccatgatgtcatgctgcagctgtacaaaacgctagtgcagcctcatttggaatattgcgtgcagttctggtcgccccattacaggaaggatgtggaagcgttggagaaggtgcagaggagatttaccaggatgttgcctggtctggtgcgcaggccctgtgaagaaaggctgagggacttgggtctgttctcattggagacaaggaggctaagaggaaatttaatagagacattcaagatgatcggaggattagatagggtggacagtgagagtctttttccgagcatgatgacttcagcttgtacaaggggccatagctacaaattgaggggtgatagatttaagacagatgtcagaggcaggttctttactcagacagtggtaagggcgtggaacgccctggctgccaatgtagttaacagcctcattaggggcattaaaacagtccttggataggcatatggatgatgatgggatagtgtagggggaggggcttagattagttcacaggtcggcgcaacatagagggccgaagggcctgttctgcactgtattgttctatgttctatgatagatTAATTTAATGCTGAAAAGGGAGAAATGGTacattttagtaggaagaatgaggagaggcaaAATATTATAATTCTAAAGTAAGTGCAGTTACAAAGAGACCTGGTTGGTATGTGTGCACAAATCATTGGAGGTGGCAGGGCAAGTCgagaaagttatttttaaaaagtgcatcagGACTCTGGGCTTTATGCATAGAAGCCAGaagcacaaaaacacagaattAGCTTGTTTGAAACTAGTTCAgcttcagctggagtattataTTTAATTCTGGGTACCACATTTTAAGAAGGGTGCAGGCTTAAGAGACCATGCATTAAAATGTCAGATGAAGAGTACAGGGATGAGCGACTTAAATGATGTGAATAGACTAGAAAAATTTGACTGTTGTCCTCAGAGAAGATTAGTTTGGGAGGAAATTTGACAGTGTTCAAAATCGTGAGGATCCTAGACAGGAAGCAGGGAGGAACTAGGTCAATTcacaggaggggaggggagcgaACACCAATGTTAGTTGATTATAAAAGAACCAGTAGCAACAAGACAGAAACACTTTTAAACAGCAAATTGTTGGATTCTGGAACATATTACTTGAATAAATGGTGGAGGCCGTTCAATTGTAGGTTTCAAAAGGAAGTAAGACAAGTATCTGAAAAACGTTGAGGACTGTAGGAAAAACATGGGAAAGTGGGTCTAGTTAAATTGGCCTTGCAGTGACTAGTAGATCAAAATTGGCCTattggtctgtttttgtgctatgAGTCCACAAATAATCCGGACGTTATAGAAGTAGCTATAAACTAAGACTCTTAAAAATTTTATCAGAATAATGGAGCCAATTAACAGATACTAAATGGAATTAAGATTACTTGAGTGTCGAAATAACAATGGCTGTGACACTGAATTTattcaaagggtctgttttgtcTGTTAAAACAGTGGAATCCATTGCAAATACTGCAACATCATGTAGATTTCTGAAAGTTGTGACCTAAAAGAGAAATGTTTTGTGCCTTCCAGTCAATGAATTATGATGACATACTTACTAATTTTAGGGAGTTTTATTTTCAGTGTAGACTAAGAATGCTATCCAAAGTCTTTGAAATTGATGAACATGAATGATTTAATCACTGAATTGTAATTTGTTAGAAATGTTGTAGTTTGGAATAGCCTGAGATTTGCACTAAAATCAATAGGCatctaattttattttgttcctcTCTGAAGTGGTTACTACGTGAGGGCAAAGGCAGTGGATTATAGTCTGCATTGTTTCTTGCAAAAGACAGCCAGTTACTCACAGAGACAGGTGAGAATGTTGGGAATTTTGCCTTGCTCTGCTCCTATCATTTTGTATatgaaaataattattgactGTATTAAGCTTCCCTGAGTGTGTGTGATTTCCCCTCCCTTCCTATGAAGAATGTTCAGTTGGTCAATCAAATCAGCCAGTCAAGATTGGGAACTTGTGAGGAAGCACCACAAACACAAATTTGTATTTTGTCACTGTGCGTAGTGCTTCATTAGCTTTGAATACAAAGCCTACCTGTGCACTCATGTTTTAACTGTTAAGTCTTGCGCTGAGTCTAAACTGAGTTTCTTCTAAATATTTTGAAATCTGTTGTCTGGGCTGCgagtacttagaacatagaatattacagcacagtacaggcccttcagccctcgattgTAAATATATAATCAAGAACATACTTGAATATTTGTGTTCTGGCTGTAAAAGAAAGTACATTAAAGCTTAATACTTTTGCTTAGTATatatttctgtttccacagatCCTTTCACTtggagctgggtttgattccttaTACTTTCGGTTAAAGGCAAGTGGGGAGCTGGAAAATGTCATTGTGTATGAGGTGGATTTTCCAGATGTTGTTCAGCGGAAAGCCACTCTGATTAAAAATAAGCAGGAATTCATGGAGCTCATAGGCTGCATGAATGAAATTAAACCAGCCCAAATGGGTATGTTTTTTATGAAGTACATGCTTCATTGAAAATGCTGCCTGACTTTTGCAAGGCTTTTGACAGTGATATAATGGGCAAATGATTTCAAGCACTCCTGCAAATTAAGATTTTAGTCTGATGTCTGTCTCAATTGTGCATTGCCAAATTTAATGTTGCTGAAAACTATTAACATATTTTAGAAATAATATTAAATATAGGTTTCTGTATGGACCGTGAATGTTCATTTTTATATTCTTTAAATACTGGTTGCTACTTGTAAGTACCACAAACAAACTAACAAGCATATATATAGATTATGAATGCATGATTCTCAAATTACAGAACATTACAAATCTCATTCTGATTGAGTGCCTTTCTAATGATGGTTACATTTCATTTTTGAAATCGCAGATAATTTGTATCTTTGTGGTTTGGATTACAAATTGCTTGGCATTGACATGACTGAAATAGTGGACTTAGATAACCTACTGATGGAGACTGGCCTAAATCCTGCTTGTCCGACCCTGTTGCTATCAGAAGTTGTATTGACGTATATGAGAGATGCAAGGTAACAAGAATCAATTTTCAGGATTGATTGATTGAGCTTGTTAATGTCTGGGTACTGAGAATAGCTGTGGATCTGTTCCAACTTCTTCAGTGACAGCCAAGTAAATCTAGGTTGACAGTACTCCTTACAAGTTTCAAATAAGAAGGAATAATTATTGGTTGCTTCATAGTTGCAATATTTAAGAATTAAAGTTGGGTTTACAGCCTGGAGATTGTCAGCGTTTCTAAGTTTAAAGCCATAGCTGACATTGTTGAAGAATGTTGGTTTGTTCAGGCATTCTGGATAATTTGGGGCACGGAGAAAACCTGCTGTGGGAATAGATCGAACTTACTTTAATTTGCGGTTACTAGTTAGTAATCAAGGCTCTGCTTTGACACTGCACAAGATGTACTCTCAGGCTGCCACTTCTTACTCTTCTGACTGAAAGTAATGATCTGAATGCCATGGAGAAGGAATTTTTCTTAAATAAGTAAAGACCTATTCTTAAGGTGCAAAAGTCTAAAATTTTAAACTATTTAAAAGCACTGCAAGAGTTTAATGTTTAAGTGACTGTTGAAAGGTTAGCTTCAAACTGGTGTACATCGCCAGTTAATCTGATAGATCTTTAAGTATCATAGATGGGGTATAGTAAAGATCATCTGTTATTCTGGAGGAGAGCAGAAGAATTGCTTTCCCGACCATCAAATAATGTCCCTAGTATCCCTCAGCGCAATATAATTAACAGTTCAGAATCCTGGCTTTGGGAAGTTAGCTAATTGTGAACAAAATCCTAAATTTTTTTCTTAGAAATTGAGCTATATTTCGAGTAACCAAGAGATTGATACTTTAAGTAATGAATCCCATGTTTTCTGATTAGTTTGTGACAATGTGAAACTTTTGTCTAGTTCTTCAGCTGTAATCCATTGGGCGGCGAACAGATTTTCATCAGCAATATTTGTTGTCTACGAACAGATACGACCAGATGACCCCTTTGGTCAGGTTATGCAACAGCATTTTACACATTTGAACTCCACTCTGCATGCACTTACTCAATTTCCTGGAAAGGAAGCTCAACGGAAACGTTTTTTAAGTGAGGTCAGTTGAATATCACAGATATTTTGTGTGTTACAATCTTGTGATAAGCTCAAAGACCAGCCCAGCCACAGTGACCTCCTCTGTGCTTCTTCACTCTATGGTtctaaaatattatttttctaCCATAGCCTGTGGTTAAAATAAATGCTTTTATATCATTTCTTTAAATGATCTCCCAGATGCATTATCCTTGCTTCTTTCATATATGGTGTGAATAGATCCTTTATTGCACAAGCTCCCAATATCCAATGTCTCTTCAAATGGAGGCCACATACTCAGGAGGAACAGATGTTTCAGTCACCATgagcaaattttaaaacatttaactgACAAATGTATTTTATCTATAATCCTTACTCTTCCAGGGCTGGGAGGAATGTCATTGTATTGACATGAACGAGTTTTACACTGGATTTATTCCAGAACAGGAGAAGCGAAGGATTGAAATGTTAGAACCCTTTGATGAGTATGAGGTAAATTTAACATACTTCAATTCATGTAACTAAGTAGTGGGACTTTAAAATAATACATGGGAAATTTATTCCAAAGTTAAATTTGACAGAGGCATAAAATCAAAATAGTATGGATggttgaaatcagaaacaaacacagaatgttcGAGACACTCAGTAGATCTGGTACCATCTGTGGGAAGACAAAAaaataatgtttcaaatctaatatgacttcttcagaacagttctgaagaagaatcatattggattcaaaattttaACCCTGTTTCTACAGATGCTACCGTATCTGCTCAGTTCCTCCAgcatgttttgtttgtttgagaaAGGCATCAAACAGTTTCAAAGGCAACattttttcttcagttttattttaaaatgctggaCAAAGTTCTCTTTTACCCATAATGGGAAATTAGGCAGATGACAGAAGATCTGTGCTGTTAGTTGCCCTGGCTTTAAATCATTTACAGTACTTAGTAATTAACTTAAGTAAGTACATTTATTATTAAGAGTGCAATTTAACATTCTGATTGTTAACCCTTAATAATTAAAGAAAATATTCCCTCACTTCATAAAATTGTCTCATTTCATAATATTTCAAATTCATAAATATTTATGTTCAATTGAGAAATGTTTCCTACTTTCTTTCCGTCCTGACCCCTATTTTCATTTTTCACAAAGGAATGGCATTTGAAGTGTTCTCACTATTTAATTCTGAGTGCATCAAAGGGAGACCTGAAAACATGTCTGTCGTTCCATCCTCCTCCAGGTAAGATCAAAACAAAGGAAGCTGAACACGGTTATTGGGCTTTGGGAACCCACATACGTTTTAGTAGTCTGTCAGACAATGTTACCAAAGTGATCTGAAGCCAGGGAGTTACTGAAATTTTGCCTGGTGTCTTCTAACTAAATTGGCCCGTCATAAGCATTTTATTCCCAAACCTTTTTGGTTGTATACCCCTATTCAGATTTACCTACTTGTTGAATGacccaaaatgcagcattttttaaaactatCCCTCAAATGGCCAACATTATAAGTTGTAACTACACAGTATGTTAATAATAATTCCTTAGGTGCCATTAAAGTGATGGGTGAGCTAGGAATAAGCTTTTGAGTGAGAGAGACTAAATCTAAAGACATCGCTTAAGAATAAGAGGCCTCTCTATTAATATTGATGAGAATtcttttctctcaaagggtcttTTGAATGCGGCATTCCATATGCTAAATGTAGAAGACTTAGTTTTCAAATTAATTCAATGATGATTGAGCTGGAGTTTCGATAGGCAAGGGAGTTAACAGTTTTTTGGTACAGatagaaaaaaaaagctgaaatcaTAACCAGTTCAATCAAGATCTTGAGGAGTGGTAAACAGGTTTAAATGGCCAATTGGCCTATTTCTGATTATACAGTTCTTTGAGGGAGAAGTATATTAATaatcaaacaaaacaaagaatcaCAATCAGCAGCCCCCATTTCGATCCCATTTTTGCCATGCTCACACAGCAACCTGTCTTCTTCAACCCCACCAACTCGTTGAAatagagttctgaagaagcgCCACtatacccaaaatgttaaccctgctttctgtGTACAGATTCTTCCAGATTTGCTAAGTtatttccggcaatttctgttcttgtttcccCCAGCTCAGTTACTGGCTCAGAAGCACCTCCACTTAATGCATCCTCCATGGAGTCGCCCAGTCAACAACCCTGCTTCCAGACTCCCTTATCCCCAACGCACCCATTTATCCTTTATAAATCGGTTCCACCAAGAGTGATGATGTTGACCGAGCAGGCCGTGTCCACGAGCAGTTCACCGGTCTGGAGAGCAAGGAGCTTGCTTTCCCACTCCAACAATGATTGGCTAATAGCTGCTGCTCTTGCTCCACTCCCTGACTGTGTTCAAGCTAATCTGTCACCACTGACCTGTTCCTCCAACCAGAAGTGATTAGCATGGAACAGGAAAAGAAATTATCATTGGAGGAGCATGGGGTGGGTGAATAGCAACATGTTCGGTTGTGCTCATGAGCCTTTGAGACGGTTTGAGAGCCTCAAACATCCAAAGGGGAAGGTGGGGTCAGAAAAACAATCACACCTCCGTAAATTGCTATTACATAATTAAGAGAAAAATGTCCTTAGAGACATCTGCCGTATCCCCAGAATTACAGGTACCCTGCTTAAAACCATTGCCTGAAGCTATTGTGTGCCACCACCGGAAAGGAAAGCTGGGAATATTTGCAACTAAATTGGTTACAAACTAGAAAAAGCTTGACATATCATAAAAATTCTTCTTAACCATTTTAACTACATGTAACTAGCAGACATACAAAACTAGCTGGGTTATAAATAGCAGTCAGGAAATTAGTGTTTTTGGCTCTTGATATAAGTGATGAACTTCCTTCCTCAAAACTTTTAACTTAGAACATTTTGTTAACAGCACCAGCATCTGTACCAGCTATAATAAGGTCCAACAGAACCTGTGCTAAAGTGCTTATGTAAAGTTATCATCATTGAAATTGTTGTAAAGTCATGCAGAAGCTATAATTTCTTGTCAATGGATTTGGGAAGGTTGTTTATTATAAATTTTGTCTCACTTGATTACCAGCCACACGCTTTCCGCTCCGTTACGACTGTGGTTTGTTTGTTGTGGACTGGCTGATTAGCTTCATTTGTGTTCTAGAATGGATAATCAAATACTTGTATCTCTTCTCAAGTTATGTTTTTGTTTGCAATATTGTCTTTAGTTCCTCTTGAGCACTTTATCCATTTTCTTTTATTACCACATGGAATCAGTCATCCATATGTTGCCTTTTTTTAATATTGTCTGAATTCTGGCAActtagcattttttttaaatttgttaagCTTGCGCTACCTTTACTTTTGAATTGAACTTAATTGGCTTTTAGCTTTTCTGAATTATTGCTTCTCCTATACGTTACTTTACCAGTTCTATTTTCAGAAATTGATTTGCTGCAGGGAGGAAATAAGTTTGTCTTTCTTGGTCtctttcactcccaacacctcctcccccccccccccccccaacatcccACCCACTGACTTTACACCATTTATACAATTATATAACATTAATTTGTACCAGCAACCATACTTTAATCACTGCCAGCTCCGGTAGAAATTTGGTGTTGCAAGTTACAAATCTGCCAGCGTTGACAATGGTAACAAATAATGGGTTGGATTTTTATATTGCAAGAAATAAGCACCACACATGTAGCAATGCCAGTAACATCAATTGCCATGTTTTAGTTCGAAATTCTACAGGGAAAACATCCATGTCAGGTCGTTGATCCTCCATTTGTCTTATAATAAGAATGCCTCAGTCTTTTGTTTCCTGCCAGCTTTCTTTAAATTTCACTCAAGCCACATCTCagtctgatttttctttcctttccgtTTCTTGTGCTCAATTCCTCATCCAGTTGTTTAAAACGAGGCCTGTGTTTCCAGTGTCCATCTGTGGCTGTCTTTCTCTAACTGTGGTGAACAGCCCCAAGCAGATCTGTTTTCCTTCGGTTTTCGCATTAAATTGATGTGTTTGCTTTGCTGCATGCATGTGCAAAAAAACTGTGTCATTAGGTTTACTTATGAACACAGTCAAGAATAGGAAATCAATTTCAAATTGTTGAGAAATGTAGAGCTTGGAGATGTGTTTATCCTAGACCACTGCGTGCAGTGGAAGTGCTGTCTCTTATAAATACTGctgtttttaaaaactaattGTATACTTTCTCTTTACAGATTTCCATGCCATTAAACTAGATACTTTTGATCCACTGTGGATCTGTGTATCTCCATGTGAGATTGAATCAGAGAATCCTCTTTTAAGGAGATTTGCCCATTGTTCATCACTTATTGCCCCAAATATAGTCCTTATTAGTGGAGGATTTGGCAGCAGAGCTGGCCATCATGGACGCCTCAGGGGTGCAACACTAATGACTAAAAGTGGACCAGTTTGGAAATGTAGCTTTGTTGGCAATGAGGGATCAATCCATCTATTGAGTAAGTTTAAAAATAGCTCTAGAAATATTCAGTACCTTGAAAACAAACTTTGAATTTCTGCTTTGGATGCTGTGGCACATTTGGGATTGTCACAATAAAAGATTAAGCTGCTTGAAGCAATAATAATTCCTTTTACCCTGCTTTCAATCTGCTAAATGTTGCAATAGCATTGCTGTTCTATGTTTTGTATATCTGTTCCTTTTTTCTTCTGAAAGTGGTAGGTAatgttggagataacaaggtgtggagctggatgaacacagcaggccgagcaggaaagctgacgtctcgggcctagacccttcatcagaaaaaatgttGGAGTACAGCTTCACAGATACTGACAAACTATTGTGCTTTGTCTTAGTGCCTTCGCTTGTGAAGTTAGACAATGTGTGTCAACAGCTATTAAATTAAGCGATGCGTTTACAACTCGAGTCAATCATATTCTAGTTGGATGCCTGCATGCATGTCCACCCAGCTGCCAATATTGGACAGTGATCTGGAGAACATGTTATTTTATATATATTCTATTTTTAGCATCTCAAGAACCAATTCAGTACTACTATGAATGTTAATTTAGAACAATCAATATATTTCATAATTATAATATGAATTTGGAAGACACCAGTCTGTCAAACATTCAGCATGAGATAGAGTGTGAAAGCAGCTTGTCTATTCCATTTTTTCAGTCATAGATATTGTATAGACTAGATAGGATAGatacagaaaagatgtttccccttGGAATATCAGCTTAACATTTAAAAGCAGAGACTCATATTTAGAATAAGAGGCAGCTATTTAGTGACTGAAATACATCAGTTATgcatcacccagagagtgatgagcctttGCAGTTCTTTACCCCAAAGGGCTATCACCCTCatttgagtatgttcaagacagaTGGATAGATTTCCAGATAGTAATGACATCGAGACACATGGAGATAATTTTCCCATTCTGTGTTGAGGTCGACGATTGGCCATGATTtagaatagcagaacaggcttcTGCGTGTCTGAAAGGCCTACACTTGCTCCTGTGCTTCCTATGTGACAGGGTATTGGATGATGAGgtttggggaggggatgtggaTCCAGAGGAAATGTCCAATTTCTTGGGGCACAtgttggttttgtttttaaataactaCTACTTTTATGCTAAGTGTTCTGATATTCTTATGTGTGCCTAAATGTTTACTTTTGAATATGTTATTTGACCATGCTATAATTTGGTAAGTTTATCCAGTTAATAAATGAGCATGATAATGCACTTAGGCCCTGGTTTCAGTACCCAGTCTATGCCCAGTTACTTGTTCAGTGAATAGTTGGCATCAGATGTCAATCCTGATAGCTATCCATTGCTCCTTACtagaattgtgtgtgtgtatgtcaatTGAGAACTTGATTGGGATTAACTGTGATGCTCCTTGCTGTTGAGAGATTGACAACAATGTCAAAACTAAACCATTTAAGCCATAAACCGTGTCAACTAAGCAGTCAATTAAATTAGAATGGAGTAGAAGACAAAGTAAAAGAAAGAATCCTTATTCCTGTGCATTAAATCTGTTTTATTACAAATATCTCATTGAAACAGCATGtcggggcagagtccttgtgtatgtttaaggctgagatagctaGATCCATGGTCAGTAGtggaaccaagggttatggggaaagagcaggaaaacaggcgtgaagaatttcagatcagtcattgtcctattgaatggcagaacaggctcgaggggcaaatggccttctcctgctcctgtttcttgtgGTCTCAGCCAGAGGAGAACAGCTTTTAGTAATGTTTTAATTAAAAGCAAACAACGTTGGACACTGGAATTTggcatctctccacagatgctgtcagacctggtgagtttttccagcactttgtttttatttctgtaataTTTTGTCGTCCTGCATTTTACAAATTGCTGACAAAAATCAGAAGAGATGGGAATAAAATAACAGAAACAAGTTTAGTTCTTGTATGTGAATTTATTAGCTTGCACTGAAATCTATTTAAGACTTGGAGCTCTGAGAAAACCTCTTTGGGAATGTTAACTGTATGCTCATTAGATCTGTAATCTATTGTACTTGATTAATTAAGCGTAAAattttttgttcatgt
The window above is part of the Stegostoma tigrinum isolate sSteTig4 chromosome 7, sSteTig4.hap1, whole genome shotgun sequence genome. Proteins encoded here:
- the lcmt2 gene encoding tRNA wybutosine-synthesizing protein 4; translated protein: MIGEQGDGESVGTSAGNKRCRNKQQAGKDVAVQGTNDSSIVSKCSMASLGYFNDGFLKGFVNKTTRRAPLINRGYYVRAKAVDYSLHCFLQKTASYSQRQILSLGAGFDSLYFRLKASGELENVIVYEVDFPDVVQRKATLIKNKQEFMELIGCMNEIKPAQMDNLYLCGLDYKLLGIDMTEIVDLDNLLMETGLNPACPTLLLSEVVLTYMRDASSSAVIHWAANRFSSAIFVVYEQIRPDDPFGQVMQQHFTHLNSTLHALTQFPGKEAQRKRFLSEGWEECHCIDMNEFYTGFIPEQEKRRIEMLEPFDEYEEWHLKCSHYLILSASKGDLKTCLSFHPPPDFHAIKLDTFDPLWICVSPCEIESENPLLRRFAHCSSLIAPNIVLISGGFGSRAGHHGRLRGATLMTKSGPVWKCSFVGNEGSIHLLTERMFHSMTSFCDSCCVIFGGRTSPLKPVTSVLLLKCEVGDGTISSISLSVKEIECIGTAPSPRWRHTATEVIYKGQRYLFIYGGRSPKEMVLNDWHFLNLEDYSWADIPVIGPTPESRHSHSACSWKGGVLIAGGLGATQIPLASVFHLRPTQSGFFWNRIEVTGSFIPRYSHTAHILDDKLFLLGGVTIYSDSIPEVTLIDLKTGQSLDYHINTNLVKWPVMLHNHSSVLLVKERQVLVVGGGGNCFSFGTHLNHQPVLLQLPEIK